One genomic region from Nymphaea colorata isolate Beijing-Zhang1983 chromosome 10, ASM883128v2, whole genome shotgun sequence encodes:
- the LOC116262243 gene encoding uncharacterized protein LOC116262243, with protein MEIPEQTIGRLGNLEREFGQFRRDMDKAENHRRREMDRQFGDLQRDLAEMRKNQQKEMDEVRAMFRVLSSNQQQGAERATQGPNTRRDKGKGLLVPPNYQTDTEVDPDNISHIGTSTEGGRRNTMAPPQERYQQDTYGDRTPRAPRFTHCSQNMAEFTSEGEQDESPARQRRGQRFYPWHEERRTPSVRYEFPKFNGEHLREWLFMAEHYFLCHHVPKDEWIEITTANMTGEATTHYLWFDHNTDEPTWEKYKASLQLQFGDSTFIDYDEDLKNLVQTTTVPAYKRQFERLASMVRWPEKALIGAFKGGLRSDIKREMKIHRFEKLEECITMARLYEERIEGRRAEKKAHKFDKQRKRNSYPSGSRNNRKELAPYKKGNDPWPYHNSNQGQGKKPPLCYLTPQQIEEYRRNGLCYRCEGKWNKYHKCPAYFRVQVLSDVDTSSCIDSDSSSSASYESSSSSSEEEVIQKRKPRRTEKKKEVVKEETPTKEEKPTEAESLHSIQDPNKPNSFRVFGRINGKKILILLDNGATRNFLTEEAARKCKVPLVSSQPQTIVVGGGLRLKCLSEGKNMEVVIKKKPFKIDFLVIPLDGVNLILGMPWFFTLGIISWDVRKFSMTFTPDGETEPMTLQGITSTTRPKAALRVIEAAQPACWVMALATDVSAKEEQEEILPERIQTVLDQYKDIFEKPKGLPPPRTYDHRIIMTQGAEPVNVRPYRYGYNQKAEIERLVKEMLESGIVQPSSSPFSSPVLLVKKKDNTWRFCVDYRALNKATVNDRHPIPVIDELLDELAGATIFSKIDLRAGYHQIRMHQEDVPKTAFRTHDGHYEFLVMPFGLTNPPATFQRCMNDVFRHRNEELHEQHLSIALQVLRDNQLYAKRSKCSFGQPSIGYLGHIVYQQGVRADPEKLDAMQRWPLPKDLKGLRGFLGFTGYYRRFIQGYGLIAQPLTQMLKKGAFQWSDKARAAFESLKHALVTAPVLTLPDFNKTFTKETDACDVGVGAVLGQDGHPIAYMSKALTSRAKPLSTYEKELLAIVLAIEKW; from the exons ATGGAGATACCCGAGCAAACCATTGGCCGACTTGGCAACTTAGAACGTGAATTCGGCCAATTCCGTAGAGACATGGACAAGGCCGAAAATCATCGTCGGCGAGAAATGGATAGGCAGTTTGGTGATCTCCAAAGAGACTTAGCCGAGATGAGGAAGAACCAACAGAAAGAGATGGACGAAGTCCGAGCAATGTTTAGGGTTCTCTCCTCCAACCAGCAACAAGGAGCAGAAAGGGCTACTCAGGGCCCGAATACTCGACGCGACAAGGGCAAAGGTTTGCTAGTCCCACCGAActatcaaaccgacactgaggtcGATCCCGATAATATCTCGCATATTGGGACGAGTACTGAGGGAGGGCGAAGAAACACTATGGCACCCCCTCAGGAGAGGTATCAACAAGATACCTACGGTGATAGAACTCCCCGTGCCCCACGTTTCACACATTGTAGTCAGAATATGGCAGAATTCACCTCAGAAGGGGAGCAAGACGAGTCCCCAGCTCGTCAGAGAAGAGGACAGCGATTCTACCCTTGGCATGAAGAACGACGGACCCCATCAGTCCGCTACGAGttccctaagttcaatggggaGCACCTGCGTGAATGGCTCTTCATGGCAGAGCATTATTTCTTATGTCACCATGTCCCCAAAGACGAATGGATAGAAATAACTACGGCTAACATGACAGGGGAAGCCACAACACATTATTTATGGTTTGACCACAACACGGATGAACCAACGTGGGAAAAATACAAGGCCAGTCTTCAACTGCAATTTGGAGACTCTACTTTTATCGACTACGATGAGGACTTGAAGAACTTAGTCCAAACCACTACCGTGCCTGCTTATAAGAGGCAGTTCGAACGCCTAGCAAGCATGGTCAGATGGCCGGAAAAGGCCCTCATCGGCGCATTCAAGGGAGGCCTTAGGAGTGACATCAAGCGAGAGATGAAAATCCATCGCTTTGAGAAGCTAGAAGAATGCATCACCATGGCACGTCTATATGAGGAGAGAATCGAGGGGAGAAGAGCCGAGAAGAAGGCTCACAAATTCGAtaagcagaggaagagaaactCCTACCCCTCTGGTTCTCGCAACAATAGAAAGGAGTTAGCTCCCTACAAGAAGGGGAACGACCCATGGCCCTACCACAATTCCAACCAAGGGCAGGGCAAGAAACCGCCCCTATGCTACCTCACGCCTCAGCAAATTGAGGAATACAGACGAAACGGTCTGTGCTACAGGTGTGAGGGAAAATGGAACAAATATCACAAGTGCCCAGCCTATTTCAGGGTGCAAGTGTTAAGTGATGTAGATACAAGCTCGTGTATAGATAGCGACTCGTCTTCCAGTGCGTCTTATGAGTCCAGCTCATCCTCGTCTGAAGAGGAAGTAATCCAGAAGCGTAAACCAAGGAGaaccgagaaaaagaaagaggttgTTAAAGAAGAGACTCCTACTAAGGAGGAGAAGCCTACCGAGGCTGAGTCTCTTCATTCGATACAAGACCCAAACAAACCCAACTCGTTTCGGGTATTTGGGAGGATCAACGGCAAAAAGATCCTCATATTGTTGGATAACGGGGCAACTAGAAACTTCCTAACAGAGGAAGCAGCCAGAAAATGCAAGGTCCCCTTGGTATCCAGTCAACCCCAAACGATAGTCGTGGGAGGGGGCCTGAGGCTGAAATGCCTAAGCGAAGGGAAGAACATGGAAGTGGTAATAAAGAAAAAGCCCTTCAAAATCGACTTCCTAGTCATTCCCCTAGACGGCGTCAATTTGATTCTCGGTATGCCCTGGTTTTTCACATTGGGCATCATTTCATGGGACGTGAGGAAATTCAGTATGACCTTCACGCCCGACGGAGAGACAGAGCCGATGACTCTACAAGGGATAACGAGCACCACTCGTCCCAAGGCTGCCTTACGAGTCATTGAGGCAGCacaaccagcgtgttgggtgATGGCACTCGCTACAGACGTGTCAGCAAaggaagagcaagaagaaaTTTTGCCAGAGCGAATACAGACGGTGTTAGACCAATATAAGGACATCTTTGAAAAACCTAAGGGTCTTCCTCCTCCTAGAACATACGATCACAGGATCATTATGACACAGGGAGCCGAACCTGTAAATGTGCGTCCCTACCGGTATGGGTACAACCAGAAGGCTGAGATcgagcgtctggttaaagaaATGCTTGAAAGTGGCATCGTTCAACCCAGCAGTAGCCCCTTTTCTTCCCCTGTTCTactagtgaagaagaaggataatACATGGCGCTTTTGCGTTGACTATCGCGCTCTGAACAAAGCTACAGTGAACGACAGGCATCCCATACCTGTGATCGATGAGCTATTGGATGAACTAGCCGGAGCCACCATCTTTTCCAAAATCGACCTTAGGGCCGGCTACCATCAAATCAGGATGCACCAGGAGGATGTCCCAAAGACCGCATTCCGCACGCATGATGGCCACTACGAATTCCTAGTCATGCCATTCGGTCTTACTAACCCCCCTGCAACATTCCAGAGATGTATGAATGACGTCTTTCGACA TCGCAACGAGGAACTGCATGAACAACATCTCAGCATAGCTCTTCAAGTGTTAAGGGATAACCAGTTGTATGCAAAGCGGTCCAAATGTAGCTTTGGACAACCATCGATCGGTTATCTGGGGCACATCGTGTaccaacaaggggttcgggcagaccccgaaaaattggaCGCCATGCAaagatggccactgcctaaggatcTGAAAGGTCTCAGAGGCTTCCTAGGCTTCACAGGATATTATCGGAGGTTCATTCAAGGTTATGGGCTTATTGCACAACCTCTAACGCAGATGTTAAAGAAAGGGGCCTTTCAATGGTCAGATAAGGCTCGGGCGGCCTTCGAAAGCTTGAAACACGCCCTTGTGACTGCTCCAGTACTTACTCTCCCGGACTTCAACAAGACCTTTACCAAAGAAACAGACGCATGCGATGTTGGAGTGGGAGCCGTGCTTGGGCAAGACGGACATCCAATCGCTTACATGTCTAAGGCCCTCACCAGTAGGGCAAAACCTCTCTCAACTTACGAGAAAGAACTTCTAGCGATTGTCTTGGCCATAGAAAAATGGTGA
- the LOC116262244 gene encoding serine/threonine-protein kinase ATG1b-like: protein MDSQEIVEDYVIVPGPPVEVSSSAGSVCQAANLPSRSGGSQGKSMKDATLSSPMPIAGVMMGNICGSLGSNSSAPSGTSLGSVDIGDVLEQPSTDCVTWIRSLQQCASAISERVTEKIECGKCLEAFSVQLVILAIWRQAVNICHAQAASASEPNLSQETVGRRGHITSHYIDILDAPGTTALEGQVACSTIEKDFLLEVGRAEELARELGPVDGGAEMPDAVEIIFQFALALGRYGGVCKLLKYSLVSKLQVGLLEFIM, encoded by the exons ATGGATTCACAGGAAATTGTTGAGGACTATGTGATTGTACCTGGTCCACCTGTTGAAGTTTCTTCTTCAGCAGGGAGTGTATGCCAGGCAGCTAACTTGCCCAGCAGATCTGGTGGTTCACAAGGAAAGTCTATGAAGGATGCCACATTAAGTTCACCAATGCCAATAGCTGGCGTGATGATGGGGAACATATGTGGAAGTCTTGGAAGTAACAGTTCTGCACCATCTGGGACCTCACTAGGGTCAGTAGATATTGGAGATGTTTTGGAGCAGCCATCTACTGATTGTGTAACATGGATTAGATCACTGCAGCAATGTGCATCTGCTATCAGTGAGAGAGTGACTGAGAAG ATAGAATGTGGCAAGTGCTTGGAGGCTTTTTCTGTTCAGTTGGTAATTCTTGCAATTTGGAGGCAAGCTGTAAACATCTGCCATGCACAAGCTGCTTCAGCAAGTGAACCTAATCTATCGCAAGAAACTGTAGGAAGAAGAGGCCACATAACATCACATTACATTGACATCCTTGATGCCCCCGGTACCACTGCGCTAGAAGGTCAAGTTGCTTGCTCCACGATTGAAAAAgattttcttcttgaagttgGGCGAGCAGAAGAACTAGCTCGTGAGCTTGGGCCAGTTGATG GGGGCGCGGAGATGCCTGATGCAGTGGAGATCATTTTCCAATTTGCCCTTGCATTGGGACGTTATGGTGGTGTATGTAAACTTCTAAAATATTCTCTTGTGTCAAAACTGCAAGTAGGCTtgttagaatttataatgtaa